One Oscillospiraceae bacterium genomic window, ACTTATGGCTCGCGGAGCATGTATAACCAAAACTGTCACAGAGGCTGCCGAAGATGGAAATGGTAGACGGCTGCTTCAAGGTTCTCATATGAAAATCAGATTCATAATAACAATAAATGAGATTATAAATGCATGAAAAAACTTCGTTTTTTTAAATCAGATATCCAGCAAAACATTAAAAATCAATATATAAAAAGCAATGAATTTAAGGAAGATTTAATTTCTCAGAATATACAAAGAGGAAAATTATTAGCGGTCATTGTCATAACCTTTGAAGCGGTTTTTATATCGATAGATATTCTTTCTTGCATATTTCAGGTTAATAAATCATTTTCCTTTTATTCTTATCTGACGATGTATTCAATTATGATTGTTATTAACTTAATTTATCTGTTAATAATAAACGGTTATGAAAAAAAGAGCATTTATATAAATACCATGAATATAGCAACCGTTATTTTTGTTACTATGATTATGGTATGGGGAAGTATTATTTCTTTGATGGATCAGAGATTATACGGGCAATTGATGACATTTGTAATTAATATGATTACATGCTCGGTAATATATTATTTAGATTCTAAGCGAATGTGTATTCCTTATCTAATTTCGATAATATTTATGGCGGTCGGTTTGCCTTTTTATCAGAAATCAAGTGATATTCTTATCGGTCATTATGTAAATTTGATTGTCTTTGTTACTATCTCATGGACAGTATCGAGAATCATGTACCGAAATTATACTGATAATTATGTAATAAAAGAACTAATGAAGAAGTCAAGCTTGTTACTTGCGGAAGAAATGAAAGAGAACACAGTTATTAATAAAAAGCTGGAGCTGGCGAACGAACAGCTTAAAAAATTAGCGCTGCTGGATGAATTGACAGGACTCCCTAACCGTAGAAGTTTTCGTGAATTTATTGAGAAGAAGTTTGAAAACAACAGCAGCGAACAGACGGTTTCTGTTATAATGATTGATATTGATGATTTTAAGCGATATAATGATTTATACGGCCACGAAAAAGGAGATTCAGCCTTGATTGCGGTTGCCAACCGGCTCAACAATATACCTGATAATACAGATCAAATTGCAATCAGATGGGGTGGCGAGGAGTTTATCTTTGTCGCTTTTAATTTAAACCAGAAAGAGATAATTGAGATAGCTAATGACATTAGGCTTAAGATATTGGAATTGAAAATTCAAAATCAAGAATCATTTAAAGATTCTTATCTCACTGTCAGTTTAGGAACATGCACTGCGAAAATAACAAGTGAGAGGAATATTTGTAAAATAATTGATAA contains:
- a CDS encoding GGDEF domain-containing protein, with the translated sequence MKKLRFFKSDIQQNIKNQYIKSNEFKEDLISQNIQRGKLLAVIVITFEAVFISIDILSCIFQVNKSFSFYSYLTMYSIMIVINLIYLLIINGYEKKSIYINTMNIATVIFVTMIMVWGSIISLMDQRLYGQLMTFVINMITCSVIYYLDSKRMCIPYLISIIFMAVGLPFYQKSSDILIGHYVNLIVFVTISWTVSRIMYRNYTDNYVIKELMKKSSLLLAEEMKENTVINKKLELANEQLKKLALLDELTGLPNRRSFREFIEKKFENNSSEQTVSVIMIDIDDFKRYNDLYGHEKGDSALIAVANRLNNIPDNTDQIAIRWGGEEFIFVAFNLNQKEIIEIANDIRLKILELKIQNQESFKDSYLTVSLGTCTAKITSERNICKIIDKADQAMYLAKKNGRNCVVTLEYNESDFEKEISELCKINSI